A stretch of the Dyella telluris genome encodes the following:
- a CDS encoding molybdopterin-dependent oxidoreductase → MSAPDNPGLRLDAKALAGMAHEEVTASAHDEPASQWRGVKLDEVLAKVGVSLDKPLRGKSLATFVRVTGADGYQVVFGLADLDATLGHTQVLLVDTRDGKPLDKDGPFRLLVPGDKRPARWVRNVTTIEVVDGGTTRRP, encoded by the coding sequence GTGTCAGCGCCCGACAACCCCGGGCTGCGGCTGGATGCGAAGGCGCTGGCTGGCATGGCCCATGAGGAAGTCACCGCATCGGCCCACGACGAGCCTGCGAGTCAGTGGCGAGGCGTGAAGCTGGACGAGGTGCTGGCCAAGGTGGGTGTGTCGCTGGACAAGCCGCTGCGCGGGAAGTCGCTGGCGACCTTCGTGCGCGTTACCGGCGCCGATGGTTATCAGGTCGTGTTCGGGCTGGCTGATCTCGACGCCACGCTGGGACACACCCAGGTATTGCTGGTCGATACGCGTGATGGCAAACCGCTGGACAAGGATGGGCCCTTCCGCCTGCTGGTGCCTGGCGACAAGCGTCCCGCGCGGTGGGTGCGCAACGTAACCACTATCGAAGTGGTGGACGGTGGTACTACCCGTCGGCCCTGA
- a CDS encoding nitrate reductase produces MNNIGTRKQERTTFLLLLVLFPALSVLFIAAFGFAVWFWQMFVSGPPHV; encoded by the coding sequence ATGAACAACATAGGTACGCGCAAACAGGAACGCACCACTTTCCTGCTGCTGCTCGTGCTGTTTCCGGCACTGTCGGTCTTGTTCATTGCCGCCTTCGGCTTTGCCGTGTGGTTCTGGCAGATGTTCGTCAGCGGGCCACCCCATGTCTGA
- a CDS encoding chaperone NapD — MRDEHHISSLVVLHRPDAIEALKSFVDDHAALDIAAQGDSRCVMVCETDSQRAVMNLIDALEALPGVINVSLIYHHVEPHAVMDDVMVTGASPQGADA, encoded by the coding sequence ATGCGGGATGAACACCATATTTCCAGCCTGGTCGTGCTGCACAGGCCCGACGCCATCGAAGCACTGAAGTCCTTCGTCGACGATCACGCCGCCCTGGACATCGCCGCACAGGGCGACAGCCGCTGCGTGATGGTGTGCGAAACCGACAGCCAGCGGGCAGTGATGAACCTTATCGACGCCCTGGAAGCCCTGCCCGGCGTCATCAACGTATCGCTGATCTACCACCACGTGGAGCCACACGCCGTCATGGACGACGTGATGGTAACGGGCGCATCGCCCCAAGGAGCCGACGCATGA
- the napA gene encoding periplasmic nitrate reductase subunit alpha, with protein MTLPLTRREFIRNTAIAVAANVAGLALPASATNVLLEGDLTQLKWSKAPCRFCGTGCGVNVAVKDGRVVATHGDQLAEVNRGINCVKGYFLSKIMYGADRLTAPMLRKKDGVYAKDGTFTEVSWDEAFDVMAQQFKRVLKEKGPEYVGMFGSGQWTVWEGYAANKLFKGGFRSNNLDPNARHCMASAVMGFMRTFGMDEPMGCYDDIEATDAFVLWGSNMAEMHPILWTRVTDRRLSNLNVKVAVLSTFEHRSFELADIPIVFTPQTDLVILNYIANHIIQTGRVNKDFVTKHTSFKRGVTDIGYGLRPDNPLEVNAKNAKDPNASEVIDFDQFAAFVKPYTLEKAVEMTGVEKGWLEKLAELYADPNTKVVSFWTMGFNQHTRGVWANNMVYNLHLLTGKISTPGNSPFSLTGQPSACGTAREVGTFSHRLPADMVVTNPEHRKHAEDIWKIPHGIIQPKAGYHAVQQNRMLRDGKLNAYWVQCNNNVQAGANLMQETYLGYRDPRNFIVVSDAYPTVTAQSADLILPAAMWVEKEGAYGNAERRTQFWHQLVKAPGQARSDLWQLMEFSKRFTTDEAWPADILAANPQFKGKTLFDVLFRNGNVDKFPATEMEAGYDNDETAAFGFYVQKGLFEEYATFGRGHGHDLAPFDDYHKARGLRWPVVNGKETRWRYHEGSDPYVKAGTDFQFYGNPDGRAVIWALPYEPPAEMPDKEYDLWLSTGRVIEHWHSGSMTMRVPELYRAFPEAVVFMNPDDARARGLKRGDEVKVISRRGEMRSRVETRGRNRPPQGLVFVPWFDAGQLINKVTLDATDPISKQTDYKKCAVRVVAV; from the coding sequence ATGACACTGCCCCTGACCCGACGGGAATTCATCCGCAACACCGCCATTGCGGTCGCGGCGAATGTGGCCGGCCTCGCGCTGCCCGCCAGTGCCACCAATGTGCTGCTCGAGGGCGACCTGACCCAGCTCAAGTGGAGCAAGGCGCCCTGCCGTTTCTGCGGCACCGGTTGCGGCGTCAACGTGGCGGTGAAGGACGGCCGCGTGGTGGCCACGCACGGCGACCAGCTGGCCGAGGTCAATCGCGGCATCAACTGCGTGAAGGGCTACTTCCTTTCCAAGATCATGTATGGAGCGGATCGCCTCACCGCCCCGATGCTGCGCAAAAAAGATGGTGTCTACGCCAAGGACGGCACCTTCACCGAAGTGTCGTGGGATGAGGCCTTCGACGTGATGGCCCAGCAGTTCAAGCGCGTACTGAAGGAGAAAGGCCCCGAGTACGTCGGCATGTTCGGCTCCGGCCAGTGGACGGTGTGGGAGGGCTACGCCGCCAACAAGCTGTTCAAGGGCGGCTTCCGCAGCAACAACCTTGACCCGAACGCACGCCACTGCATGGCATCGGCCGTGATGGGCTTCATGCGTACCTTCGGCATGGACGAGCCGATGGGTTGCTATGACGACATCGAAGCCACCGACGCCTTCGTACTGTGGGGCTCGAACATGGCGGAGATGCATCCCATCCTGTGGACGCGCGTGACCGATCGCCGCCTGTCCAACCTCAATGTGAAAGTGGCAGTGCTGTCCACGTTCGAACATCGCAGCTTCGAGCTGGCGGATATCCCCATTGTGTTCACGCCACAGACGGACCTGGTGATCCTCAACTACATCGCCAACCACATCATCCAGACCGGGCGCGTGAACAAGGACTTCGTCACCAAGCACACCAGTTTCAAGCGCGGCGTTACCGACATCGGCTACGGCCTGCGCCCGGACAACCCGCTGGAGGTGAATGCGAAGAACGCGAAGGACCCCAATGCCAGCGAGGTGATCGACTTCGATCAGTTCGCCGCCTTCGTCAAGCCTTACACGCTGGAAAAAGCGGTGGAAATGACCGGCGTGGAAAAAGGCTGGCTGGAGAAACTGGCCGAGCTTTATGCCGACCCCAACACCAAGGTCGTGTCGTTCTGGACCATGGGCTTCAACCAGCACACGCGCGGCGTGTGGGCCAACAACATGGTTTACAACCTGCACCTGCTCACCGGCAAGATCTCCACGCCAGGTAACAGCCCGTTCTCGCTGACCGGCCAGCCATCGGCCTGCGGCACCGCGCGCGAGGTGGGCACGTTCAGCCACCGACTGCCCGCCGACATGGTGGTGACCAACCCCGAGCACCGCAAGCACGCCGAAGACATCTGGAAGATCCCGCACGGCATCATCCAGCCCAAGGCCGGCTACCACGCGGTACAGCAGAACCGCATGCTGCGCGACGGCAAGCTCAACGCGTACTGGGTCCAGTGCAACAACAACGTGCAGGCCGGCGCCAACCTGATGCAGGAGACCTACCTGGGTTATCGCGACCCGCGCAACTTCATCGTGGTGTCCGATGCCTACCCCACCGTCACCGCGCAGTCGGCCGACCTGATCCTGCCTGCCGCCATGTGGGTGGAGAAGGAAGGCGCCTATGGCAACGCCGAACGCCGCACGCAGTTCTGGCACCAGCTGGTGAAAGCGCCAGGGCAGGCCCGTTCGGATCTCTGGCAGCTGATGGAGTTCTCCAAGCGCTTCACCACCGACGAAGCGTGGCCGGCGGACATCCTTGCCGCCAATCCGCAATTCAAGGGCAAGACCCTGTTCGACGTGCTGTTTCGCAACGGCAACGTGGACAAGTTCCCCGCCACGGAGATGGAAGCGGGCTACGACAACGACGAAACGGCTGCCTTCGGGTTCTACGTGCAGAAGGGCCTGTTCGAGGAATACGCCACGTTTGGCCGTGGCCACGGCCACGACCTGGCGCCGTTCGACGACTATCACAAGGCGCGCGGCCTGCGCTGGCCCGTGGTCAACGGCAAGGAAACGCGCTGGCGCTATCACGAAGGCTCCGACCCGTACGTCAAGGCGGGCACCGACTTCCAGTTCTACGGCAACCCCGACGGTCGCGCGGTGATCTGGGCCCTGCCCTACGAGCCGCCCGCCGAGATGCCGGACAAGGAATACGACCTGTGGCTGTCCACCGGCCGCGTGATTGAACACTGGCACTCCGGCTCGATGACCATGCGCGTGCCCGAGCTTTATCGCGCGTTCCCCGAGGCCGTCGTTTTCATGAACCCCGATGACGCCCGTGCGCGCGGACTCAAACGCGGCGATGAAGTAAAGGTGATCTCGCGTCGCGGCGAAATGCGTTCGCGGGTGGAGACGCGTGGCCGCAATCGCCCGCCGCAGGGCCTGGTGTTCGTACCGTGGTTCGATGCCGGCCAGCTGATCAACAAGGTGACGCTGGACGCGACCGATCCCATCTCCAAACAGACCGACTACAAGAAGTGCGCCGTCCGGGTCGTGGCCGTCTAG
- a CDS encoding nitrate reductase cytochrome c-type subunit codes for MRDKSLIIIAAVVVCVAAVIGFAVGRKSTPEPRVTASALTQPATPGSAEPAPAADQIDAIRRGAAINQEIAPPLMAHVENTDVKRNRAYPMQPPTIPHSIDNYQIDKNSNRCLLCHSRANADKFQAPPVSVTHYMDRNDQFLATISPRRYFCNQCHVVQTDAKTLVANNFKDIDTILSEEHDKKAN; via the coding sequence ATGCGCGACAAGTCCCTCATCATCATCGCGGCCGTGGTGGTCTGCGTGGCGGCTGTCATCGGCTTCGCCGTGGGTCGCAAGTCCACGCCCGAGCCACGCGTCACCGCGAGTGCCCTCACCCAACCGGCCACCCCGGGGTCGGCCGAACCGGCCCCGGCTGCTGACCAGATCGACGCCATCCGCCGGGGCGCCGCCATCAATCAGGAAATCGCCCCGCCGCTGATGGCTCACGTGGAAAACACGGACGTCAAGCGCAACCGGGCCTACCCGATGCAGCCGCCGACCATTCCGCACTCCATCGACAACTACCAGATCGACAAGAACTCCAACCGCTGCCTGCTGTGCCACTCGCGCGCCAACGCGGACAAATTCCAGGCGCCGCCGGTCAGCGTGACCCACTACATGGATCGCAACGACCAGTTCCTGGCCACCATTTCGCCGCGCCGCTATTTCTGCAACCAGTGCCACGTAGTGCAGACCGACGCCAAGACACTGGTCGCCAACAACTTCAAGGACATCGACACCATCCTGTCCGAAGAACACGACAAGAAGGCGAACTGA
- a CDS encoding cytochrome c3 family protein gives MWQRLKRWLVALWQTVRKPSVHYSLGFLTLGGFIAGVLFWGAFNTGLEMTNTEAFCTGCHEMRDNVFQELKTTIHYTNRSGVRATCPDCHVPHNWTDKIARKMQASKEVWGKIFGTVDTREKFLDHRLELAEHEWARLKANDSLECRNCHNYTSMDLTRQSERAAAIHKRWLGTGEKTCIDCHKGIAHHLPDMTGIPQG, from the coding sequence ATGTGGCAGCGACTCAAGCGCTGGCTCGTCGCCCTGTGGCAGACCGTTCGCAAACCCAGCGTGCACTACAGCCTGGGCTTCCTCACACTGGGTGGGTTCATAGCCGGCGTGCTGTTTTGGGGCGCGTTCAACACCGGCCTTGAGATGACCAACACGGAAGCGTTCTGCACGGGTTGCCATGAAATGCGCGACAACGTGTTCCAGGAGCTGAAAACCACCATCCACTACACCAACCGCTCCGGCGTGCGCGCCACCTGCCCCGACTGCCACGTGCCGCACAACTGGACGGACAAGATCGCCCGCAAGATGCAGGCATCCAAAGAGGTGTGGGGCAAGATCTTCGGCACGGTCGACACGCGCGAAAAATTCCTCGACCACCGCCTGGAGCTGGCCGAGCACGAATGGGCCCGACTGAAGGCCAACGACTCACTGGAATGCCGCAACTGCCACAACTACACGTCGATGGACCTGACGCGGCAATCCGAGCGTGCGGCGGCCATTCACAAGCGGTGGCTGGGCACCGGCGAGAAAACCTGCATCGACTGCCACAAGGGCATCGCGCATCACCTGCCTGACATGACCGGGATCCCGCAGGGCTGA
- a CDS encoding GYD domain-containing protein, translating to MATYITLTHLTEQGMRSIKDTTKRAEALQAVAGKFGAKLRDVYWTFGQYDIVTIIDAPDEQSAVAFGLTISAAGNTRSELLRAFTGAEMQSVLGKMG from the coding sequence ATGGCGACGTACATCACGTTGACGCACCTGACCGAGCAAGGCATGCGGTCAATCAAGGACACCACCAAGCGCGCCGAGGCGCTGCAGGCGGTCGCCGGGAAGTTCGGCGCCAAACTCAGGGACGTCTACTGGACGTTCGGTCAGTACGACATCGTGACCATTATCGATGCCCCCGATGAGCAGTCCGCCGTGGCCTTTGGCCTGACCATCAGCGCCGCGGGAAATACGCGGTCCGAACTGTTGCGCGCGTTCACCGGCGCGGAGATGCAGTCGGTGCTGGGCAAGATGGGTTAG
- a CDS encoding VOC family protein: MSQPPFQLARIDHVVLRVADMDAMRRFYCDVLGCREERRQDEIGLVQLRAGDSLIDLVALDGKLGRLGGAGPGQQGHNMDHLCLQVEGYDEAAIVAHLKAHGVRVGEIGSRYGARGEGPSIYLYDPQGNMVELKGPPRA; encoded by the coding sequence ATGTCCCAGCCCCCGTTCCAACTGGCCCGGATCGACCATGTGGTACTACGCGTGGCCGACATGGATGCCATGCGGCGCTTCTATTGCGACGTACTGGGCTGCCGGGAGGAACGCCGGCAGGACGAGATCGGCCTGGTACAGCTGCGTGCCGGCGACTCCCTGATTGACCTGGTGGCACTGGACGGCAAGCTCGGCCGGCTGGGTGGCGCGGGTCCGGGCCAGCAGGGCCACAACATGGATCACCTGTGCCTGCAGGTGGAGGGCTATGACGAAGCCGCCATCGTGGCCCACCTCAAGGCCCATGGCGTACGCGTGGGCGAGATCGGCTCGCGCTACGGAGCCAGGGGCGAAGGGCCGTCCATCTACCTGTACGACCCGCAGGGCAACATGGTCGAGCTGAAGGGGCCGCCGAGGGCCTGA
- the gcvP gene encoding aminomethyl-transferring glycine dehydrogenase translates to MSQNANPSLRDLEHHDAFIERHIGPNEAEIATMLALLGYESLEAMTDAIVPGKIKSPAPLALPSPISEVEAIAKIRAIADKNQVLKSFIGQGYYGTLTPNVILRNILENPAWYTAYTPYQAEISQGRMEALINFQTMCADLTGMEIANASLLDEGTAAAEAMTLAKRSAKSKSNVFFVSNAVHPQTLEVIKTRAEAMGIDLHIGDDSDATTVDSYGVLLQYPNTFGQINDYKALADAVHKRHGVVCVATDLLALTLIAAPGEWGADIVVGNTQRFGVPFGFGGPHAAFMACRDSYKRSMPGRLIGVSIDAEGKPAYRLTLQTREQHIRREKATSNICTAQVLLAVMASMYAVYHGPEGLTRIARRVHRLASILFVSLRQAGIAANTHFFDTLHVTGVDAAALHAKARAAGFNLRAIDANSVGVALDETTTRADVIALTEVFGAKITDIDALDASVHDALPPQLVRTTKFLTHPAFNTHHSEHELLRYMRSLADKDLAMDRTMIPLGSCTMKLNATAEMIPVTWPEFANIHPLAPADQAVGYKQLIDELEAMLVECTGYDAVSLQPNSGAQGEYAGLLAIRAYHRSRGQGHRDICLIPESAHGTNPASAQMCGMQVVVTKCDANGNVDVADIQRAAEKFSDRLAALMITYPSTHGVFEEDIVKICEIVHEHGGQVYTDGANMNALVGVAKPGKWGSDVSHLNLHKTFCIPHGGGGPGVGPCAVKSHLAPFLPRTFGGEGDVGMVSAASFGSASILPISWMYITMMGAAGLRRATQVALLNANYIAKRLAPHYETLYTGRNGLVAHECILDLRPLKDATGIGAEDVAKRLIDFGFHAPTLSFPVAGTLMVEPTESESQYELDRFIDAMIQIRDEIRAVDEGKLDREDNPLKHAPHTAVMVSASEWTHAYPRELAAFPLPSLKFQKYWSPVARVDNVYGDKNVFCSCVPVEAFKGEIEAFSEPNVA, encoded by the coding sequence ATGAGTCAGAACGCCAATCCTTCCCTGCGCGACCTCGAGCACCACGACGCCTTCATCGAGCGTCATATCGGCCCCAACGAAGCAGAAATCGCCACCATGCTGGCGCTGCTGGGCTACGAATCGCTGGAAGCGATGACCGACGCCATCGTGCCGGGCAAGATCAAGTCGCCGGCCCCGCTGGCCCTGCCCTCGCCGATCAGCGAAGTGGAAGCGATCGCCAAGATCCGCGCCATCGCCGACAAGAACCAGGTGCTCAAGAGCTTCATCGGCCAAGGCTACTACGGCACGCTGACCCCGAACGTCATCCTGCGCAACATCCTGGAGAACCCGGCGTGGTACACGGCCTATACGCCGTACCAGGCGGAAATCTCGCAGGGCCGCATGGAAGCGCTGATCAACTTCCAGACCATGTGCGCCGACCTCACCGGCATGGAGATCGCCAACGCGTCCCTGCTCGATGAAGGCACCGCCGCCGCCGAAGCCATGACGCTGGCCAAGCGTTCGGCCAAGTCCAAGTCCAACGTGTTCTTCGTTTCCAACGCCGTGCATCCGCAGACGCTGGAAGTGATCAAGACCCGCGCCGAGGCCATGGGCATCGACCTGCACATCGGCGACGACAGCGATGCGACCACGGTCGACAGCTACGGCGTACTGCTGCAGTACCCCAACACCTTCGGCCAGATCAACGACTACAAGGCGCTGGCCGATGCCGTCCACAAGCGCCACGGCGTGGTCTGCGTGGCCACCGACCTGCTCGCGCTGACGCTGATCGCCGCGCCGGGTGAATGGGGCGCCGACATCGTGGTGGGCAACACCCAGCGCTTCGGCGTGCCGTTCGGCTTCGGCGGCCCGCACGCCGCCTTCATGGCCTGCCGCGACAGCTACAAGCGCTCCATGCCGGGCCGCCTGATCGGCGTGTCCATCGACGCCGAAGGCAAGCCGGCCTACCGCCTGACGCTGCAGACGCGCGAGCAGCACATCCGCCGCGAGAAGGCCACGTCCAACATCTGTACCGCGCAGGTGCTGCTGGCCGTGATGGCGAGCATGTATGCCGTGTACCACGGTCCGGAAGGCCTGACCCGCATCGCCCGCCGCGTGCATCGCCTGGCTTCGATCCTGTTCGTGTCGCTGCGCCAGGCCGGCATCGCCGCCAACACGCACTTCTTCGACACCCTGCACGTCACCGGCGTGGACGCCGCCGCGCTGCACGCCAAGGCCCGCGCTGCCGGCTTCAACCTGCGCGCCATCGATGCGAACAGCGTTGGCGTTGCCCTGGACGAAACCACCACCCGCGCCGACGTCATCGCCCTGACGGAAGTGTTCGGCGCCAAGATCACCGACATCGACGCACTCGATGCCAGCGTGCACGACGCCCTGCCGCCGCAGCTGGTGCGCACCACCAAGTTCCTGACCCATCCGGCGTTCAACACGCACCACAGCGAGCACGAGCTGCTGCGCTACATGCGTTCGCTGGCCGACAAGGATCTGGCGATGGATCGCACCATGATCCCGCTGGGCAGCTGCACCATGAAGCTCAACGCCACCGCCGAAATGATCCCGGTGACGTGGCCGGAATTCGCCAACATCCATCCGCTGGCGCCGGCCGACCAGGCCGTTGGCTACAAGCAGCTGATCGACGAGCTGGAAGCCATGCTGGTCGAGTGCACCGGCTATGACGCCGTCAGCCTGCAGCCGAACTCCGGCGCGCAGGGCGAATACGCCGGCCTGCTCGCCATCCGCGCCTACCACCGCTCGCGCGGCCAGGGCCATCGCGACATCTGCCTGATCCCTGAATCCGCGCACGGCACCAACCCCGCTTCCGCGCAGATGTGCGGCATGCAGGTGGTGGTGACCAAGTGCGACGCGAACGGCAACGTGGACGTGGCCGACATCCAGCGCGCTGCCGAGAAGTTCAGCGACCGCCTTGCTGCCCTGATGATCACCTACCCGTCCACGCACGGCGTGTTCGAGGAAGACATCGTCAAGATCTGCGAGATCGTGCATGAGCACGGCGGCCAGGTGTACACCGACGGCGCCAACATGAATGCGCTGGTTGGCGTGGCCAAGCCGGGCAAGTGGGGTTCGGACGTCTCGCACCTCAACCTGCACAAGACCTTCTGCATCCCGCACGGCGGTGGCGGCCCGGGCGTGGGCCCGTGTGCGGTCAAGTCGCACCTCGCGCCGTTCCTGCCGCGTACGTTCGGCGGCGAAGGCGACGTGGGCATGGTCTCGGCCGCCAGCTTCGGCTCGGCCTCCATCCTGCCGATCAGCTGGATGTACATCACCATGATGGGCGCCGCCGGCCTGCGCCGCGCCACCCAGGTGGCCCTGCTCAACGCCAACTACATCGCCAAGCGCCTGGCGCCGCACTACGAGACGCTCTACACCGGCCGCAACGGCCTGGTGGCGCATGAGTGCATCCTCGACCTGCGCCCGCTCAAGGACGCCACCGGCATCGGTGCGGAAGACGTGGCCAAGCGCCTTATCGACTTCGGCTTCCACGCCCCGACGCTGAGCTTCCCGGTGGCCGGCACGCTGATGGTCGAGCCGACCGAAAGCGAATCGCAGTACGAGCTCGATCGCTTCATCGACGCGATGATCCAGATCCGCGACGAAATCCGCGCTGTGGACGAAGGCAAGCTCGATCGCGAAGACAACCCGCTCAAGCACGCCCCGCACACCGCCGTGATGGTGTCGGCCAGCGAGTGGACCCACGCCTACCCGCGTGAGCTCGCTGCCTTCCCGCTGCCCAGCCTGAAGTTCCAGAAGTACTGGTCGCCGGTGGCCCGCGTGGACAACGTCTACGGCGACAAGAACGTGTTCTGCAGCTGCGTGCCGGTGGAAGCGTTCAAGGGCGAGATCGAAGCCTTCAGCGAGCCGAACGTGGCGTAA
- a CDS encoding alpha/beta fold hydrolase encodes MMRKRRILGGSTFAGLGSRLDSRLAEHMMRSHSANHTEQLPTSTVETAAGSIRLYDSGKSAKPSVIMVPDGPNVIEHCAPLIRLLESKVRVICFDMPGFGYSIPATSHLHSLNQGAQLILSVMDSLGIGSATLAFSCANGFYALNAARMEPARVTSLMLSQTPSLVAMHAWVGRIIPRPLLIPIVGQIATWLFRRKLITRWYPAALPRTANVSSFRERALDAISHGACFCLAGVVQGLTREAMPPMDDMKTPCTMVWGGGDPSHTVTDPLSLLHLVPHAKVITFKDCGHFPDIERHTRFSALLLEQVMRYA; translated from the coding sequence ATGATGAGAAAGCGAAGAATTCTGGGTGGAAGTACTTTTGCCGGGCTCGGTTCACGCCTGGACAGTAGATTGGCTGAACATATGATGCGGTCGCACTCCGCCAATCACACGGAGCAGTTGCCCACTAGCACTGTTGAAACCGCCGCTGGCTCAATCCGACTGTATGACTCGGGAAAGAGCGCGAAACCCTCGGTGATCATGGTCCCGGATGGCCCCAACGTCATTGAGCACTGCGCCCCTTTGATCCGACTGCTTGAGTCCAAGGTGCGTGTTATATGTTTCGACATGCCGGGCTTCGGTTATTCGATCCCGGCCACTTCGCACTTGCATTCATTGAACCAAGGCGCACAACTCATACTGAGCGTGATGGATAGCCTCGGGATTGGCAGCGCCACCTTGGCATTTAGCTGCGCGAACGGATTTTATGCATTGAATGCGGCAAGGATGGAACCGGCCCGCGTCACCAGCTTGATGCTATCGCAGACACCTTCGCTGGTGGCCATGCATGCCTGGGTCGGGAGGATCATTCCGCGACCGCTGCTCATCCCGATAGTCGGTCAGATCGCGACCTGGCTGTTCCGCAGAAAGCTCATTACACGTTGGTATCCCGCCGCGCTTCCGCGTACAGCCAACGTATCCAGTTTTAGGGAGCGTGCACTGGATGCCATATCTCACGGCGCGTGCTTCTGCCTTGCAGGTGTGGTTCAAGGCCTCACCCGAGAAGCAATGCCACCCATGGACGACATGAAAACCCCTTGCACGATGGTCTGGGGCGGCGGCGACCCATCACACACAGTGACCGATCCACTATCGCTGCTTCATTTGGTTCCCCACGCTAAAGTCATCACGTTCAAAGACTGCGGGCATTTTCCCGACATTGAAAGGCACACCCGCTTTAGCGCGCTTCTTCTGGAACAAGTGATGCGCTACGCGTGA
- a CDS encoding carbohydrate-binding protein produces MRLKNSVVWLRTALNAIGTTAGGAMAMSLLTFAPMQAAHAQATCAAAWSATAVYTGGMTASENGTNYVANWWTQGNDPATNNGGSGSGQPWTSQGACTGGSSGGGSTGGGGTTGGGTTGGGTTNPPGTGSSLLFSPYKDVTINLNWNTDTMQTAAATGSSIPVVGSGSLKSNYVTNLGAITLAFATGECGSENWGGVAGASFASANIPALSAAGVQYVVSTGGQAGSFTCGSTANFATFLSRYMSPQMVGVDFDIEGGQSQATINNLVAAAVYGQSLYPNLRFSFTLATLGASDGSYGGVNSLGDMVVQAIKASSLTNYTINLMTMDYGSSAASYLCVVSGSSCDMGQSAIQAAINLEHTYGISPNKIELTPMIGMNDATSENFSIANADTITSYAVANGLAGIHFWSLDRDTPCSQSYASATCNSVPSSTPLQYTKRFLSDLGR; encoded by the coding sequence ATGCGCTTGAAGAACTCGGTTGTCTGGCTACGCACCGCCCTCAACGCCATCGGCACCACCGCCGGTGGCGCCATGGCCATGAGCCTGTTGACGTTTGCCCCCATGCAGGCCGCACACGCGCAGGCCACCTGCGCTGCTGCGTGGAGTGCCACGGCCGTCTATACCGGCGGCATGACGGCCAGCGAGAACGGAACCAACTACGTCGCCAACTGGTGGACACAGGGCAATGACCCGGCCACCAACAATGGCGGATCGGGCTCGGGCCAACCGTGGACCTCGCAGGGCGCGTGCACGGGCGGCTCGTCCGGTGGCGGCAGCACCGGTGGTGGCGGCACCACGGGCGGCGGCACGACCGGGGGTGGCACGACCAATCCGCCGGGCACGGGTTCCAGCCTGCTGTTCAGCCCGTACAAGGACGTCACCATCAACCTCAACTGGAACACCGACACGATGCAGACCGCCGCAGCGACGGGCTCGTCGATTCCGGTGGTAGGCAGCGGCAGTCTCAAGTCCAACTACGTCACCAACCTCGGCGCCATTACCCTGGCCTTCGCCACGGGTGAATGCGGCAGCGAAAACTGGGGTGGCGTCGCCGGTGCCAGCTTCGCCAGCGCCAACATTCCAGCGCTGTCCGCCGCGGGCGTGCAGTACGTCGTTTCCACGGGTGGCCAGGCCGGCAGCTTTACCTGCGGCAGCACCGCGAATTTCGCCACCTTCCTGTCGCGCTACATGTCGCCGCAAATGGTGGGCGTAGACTTCGACATTGAAGGCGGCCAGTCGCAGGCCACCATCAACAATCTTGTCGCCGCGGCGGTGTACGGCCAGTCGCTGTATCCCAACCTGCGCTTCTCCTTCACGCTTGCCACGCTTGGCGCGTCCGATGGCAGCTACGGTGGCGTGAACAGCCTGGGCGACATGGTGGTGCAGGCGATCAAGGCGTCGTCGCTCACCAACTACACCATCAACCTGATGACGATGGATTACGGCTCCTCCGCTGCCTCTTACCTGTGCGTGGTCTCGGGCAGCAGCTGCGACATGGGCCAGTCGGCCATCCAGGCAGCGATCAACCTCGAACACACCTACGGCATTTCGCCCAACAAGATCGAGCTCACGCCGATGATCGGCATGAACGATGCCACGAGTGAGAATTTCAGCATCGCCAACGCCGACACCATCACCAGCTATGCCGTCGCCAACGGCCTTGCGGGGATCCACTTCTGGTCGCTTGACCGCGACACGCCGTGCAGCCAGAGCTATGCCTCGGCCACCTGCAATTCCGTGCCCAGCAGCACGCCACTGCAGTACACCAAGCGTTTCCTCAGCGATCTGGGAAGGTAA